The region attaattctgttttatcaatttaaatttgaatcTATTGATTTAGATTATATATTGTGTGGATGCGTTAATGATCCAGATATTGAGGTAGGCATCCAAGGTTGAATGTGTGGAGTGGGTAGATGCAAGTtatatatgcatttttttaaagCCACATACATATATCTCTAATTCTGGATGAAATGGTGAACATGCAGATAAGGTGGTTGATATAATTTCTTGCTTAAACACCAACATATTTTTTAACTACTCGTCTCTTGTAAGATACAGTTGGAAGGTTATTATACATGGAAGGCTGCTTATGCTGAACATGGGAGCAAAATAATGTAAATAccatgtttctttttttttaacagACTCATAGGCTTTTGTTTTCTTACTTCAACTAAATTGAGTAAAAAATTGTTTTGTTACTGTATTCAGTTTCTTATGACTTTGATGCCTTTTGTCTTTTTAAGTCCAAATACACAATCTTCCCGAAATTGCTATAAACCAACATAATACCTGATTATGATATTTCAAGTATACATACTCTTGGATGAATATGATATCTATTGAGCATTTTGATTATTTAGGAAATGAGAGGTCCTAGAAGCATTGAGATATGGAAGATGGGTGCTGTCAATTATTTGGAGGCACTTAAGCTGCAAGAGAAATTGGCATCTGATAGAAAAACACACAAGATCAAAGACACCTCGTTGTCTCTACAGCATCCACCCACATTCACTCTTGGCAAACGGCGGACTGTTCACAATGTATTGGTTTCCGAGGCTGAGCTCAAAGCAATGGGAGCAGAGCTTCACTATACTGAAAGAGGAGGCGACGCTACATTTCATGGTCCTCATCAGGCCATTTTGTACCCTATTATCTCCTTGAGAGATATTGGCATAGGGGCCAGAAAATACGTGGAGAATCTTGAGTCAACAATGATTGAGTTGGCTTCTCTATATGGCGTTAAAGCTCGTGCTGGAGAAACGGGTGAGACGGGGGTTTGGGTTGGCCGGAGAAAGATTGGGGCGATTGGGGTTCGCATATCTTCTGGAGTTACATCCCATGGTTTGGCTTTCAACATCGATCCCGACTTGAACTACTTCAAACACATTGTGCCATGCGGGATACCGGATAAAGAAGTCACTTCTTTGCAAAAGGAGGTGGGGCTGGGGCAGAAGCTTCCTTCTGAACAAGTCATTCATGAGCAATTGGTTTCATGTTTCACAAAAATATTTGGCTATACTGATATTACATGGAGAGACAAAACATCGGTATCCTCGGATGGTCATGAATGAACCGCAACATACTGAAAAGGGTTAGCATTTTTTTTCCCATCTTTGATAATAATATGGTCCCAATAAACGGACTGCTGAAATTTATGCGTTTCCTCTGGTTGGATCGGATCAACtgttatatttttgtttggCATAATTGAGTTTTAGTTGATTGTGCATCCATGGATGGTTGGAATATGTGGAACCCTGTTTTGTTTATCACTAAGAAGTTACATGTAGTTGAACCCAA is a window of Salvia splendens isolate huo1 chromosome 3, SspV2, whole genome shotgun sequence DNA encoding:
- the LOC121793644 gene encoding octanoyltransferase LIP2, mitochondrial-like; amino-acid sequence: MRGPRSIEIWKMGAVNYLEALKLQEKLASDRKTHKIKDTSLSLQHPPTFTLGKRRTVHNVLVSEAELKAMGAELHYTERGGDATFHGPHQAILYPIISLRDIGIGARKYVENLESTMIELASLYGVKARAGETGETGVWVGRRKIGAIGVRISSGVTSHGLAFNIDPDLNYFKHIVPCGIPDKEVTSLQKEVGLGQKLPSEQVIHEQLVSCFTKIFGYTDITWRDKTSVSSDGHE